A genomic window from Massilia sp. METH4 includes:
- a CDS encoding diguanylate cyclase, whose amino-acid sequence MLYLRRFLSCLALLALLPLPGIVHAAAPAPWSALAHTSFIHHKAPSLGLGIALAQDGQGFIWLGTQTGLMRWDGFQFRRYQAAPGKAGSLPDSYILSLYVDSRGRLWIGTNSGGVARYDAAHDNFITVGVGKGGLSHVQVTSLAEDGKGGMWVGTGAGLERIDAAGAVHGAHSGAPQLDSTAFANSGIESLLRERSGALWIGTKKGLWRRSADDQPLVPVHLPVEGASQPTVSRLYLDSAGRLWIGTRANGAFVLTDARQGPVALRESPAPSTLQNERIFSIVEKTAGVIWLGTEGGGIVEVDVERGRTHRIKHHAEISDSLIDDDVSALLRDHSGQVFAATMDGLSQHDPRAKGVITIRSMGDPMKLDVPSVLARPDGTVWFGVISGKIEIVDPNLGVTGELAPATGARDKELSKKELSKKGLSKKGLPKSRILAMVNGPDETVFIATQHGVFRSTADGRDIRRIDIAGRPGDSPTWSLAWQDGVLWLGGPDGIWGLSVAPDGAAQVIRHEERALGDSRVTAIRALADGSVWIGTMAGLARLDTRTGAVERVPLDPAEQTGTPGNYVSSIIQDARGRIWISTFSSGIAVLEGTDAQGRRRFRRFGTAEGLPDNGVNALVHDASGRIWISTDNGLAGIDTATFAIRKLGIEDGLQVPAYWIGAGARTPAGDIVFGGVSGVTVLRPDRLKRPGYMTSMAITQVSLGGRTMTTVPSKGRVIMPLQIAPDERERGIALEFSALDFAPPGYRRYAYRLEGFDRGWIETAAVPPRASYTNLPPGIYTLELRGTADGGGDAILHVPVVALPAWYQKTWVHVVAGLCVLLLLVLLMQARTSLLRRKKRELEAIVADRTAELRATQARLEEMAYGDTLTGLPNRRLFNDTLRRMTAQAARGGQPFALLLVDLDHFKSINDTLGHDAGDALLVTAAERLRSVVREGDLVARLGGDEFAILLAPGFEPAVVRDICERIVAAIATPIIHGAHTMQISASVGVAGYAKEQDSAERLYKCADIALYKSKEAGRNTWSSYEASDSPPATG is encoded by the coding sequence ATGCTATACCTGCGCCGATTTCTCAGCTGTCTGGCCCTGCTGGCACTGCTCCCGCTTCCCGGCATCGTTCACGCGGCAGCGCCCGCGCCGTGGTCCGCACTTGCCCATACGTCGTTTATTCACCACAAGGCCCCATCGCTGGGCTTGGGCATCGCCCTCGCACAGGACGGCCAGGGATTCATCTGGCTCGGTACGCAGACCGGGCTCATGCGCTGGGACGGTTTCCAGTTCCGGCGCTATCAAGCAGCCCCCGGTAAGGCCGGCTCCCTGCCGGACAGCTATATTCTCAGCTTGTACGTCGACAGCAGGGGACGCCTGTGGATCGGCACCAATAGCGGCGGGGTTGCGCGCTACGATGCCGCGCATGACAATTTCATCACCGTGGGCGTGGGAAAGGGCGGCCTGAGCCATGTCCAGGTGACCTCGCTGGCGGAGGATGGAAAAGGCGGCATGTGGGTCGGCACGGGCGCCGGGCTGGAACGCATCGATGCGGCAGGTGCCGTGCATGGCGCGCACAGCGGTGCTCCGCAGCTCGACAGCACGGCGTTCGCCAATAGCGGTATCGAGTCGCTGCTGCGCGAACGCAGCGGGGCACTGTGGATCGGCACGAAAAAAGGTTTGTGGCGGCGCAGCGCGGATGACCAGCCGCTCGTGCCGGTGCACCTGCCGGTCGAAGGCGCCAGCCAGCCCACGGTCAGCAGGCTTTACCTTGATAGCGCTGGCAGGCTCTGGATCGGCACGCGGGCCAATGGCGCGTTCGTGCTGACCGATGCACGCCAGGGCCCGGTCGCGCTGCGCGAGTCGCCGGCACCGTCGACATTGCAGAACGAGCGGATTTTTTCCATCGTGGAGAAGACTGCCGGCGTGATATGGCTGGGAACCGAAGGGGGCGGAATCGTCGAGGTCGACGTCGAACGCGGGCGCACGCATCGCATCAAGCACCATGCGGAAATCTCTGACAGCCTGATCGACGACGATGTCAGTGCACTGTTGCGCGATCACAGCGGACAGGTATTTGCCGCCACGATGGATGGCCTCAGCCAGCACGACCCGCGGGCGAAAGGCGTCATTACCATCCGCTCGATGGGGGATCCCATGAAGCTCGACGTGCCGAGCGTGCTGGCGCGGCCGGATGGCACCGTATGGTTCGGCGTCATTTCGGGAAAGATCGAGATCGTCGACCCGAACCTTGGCGTGACGGGGGAATTGGCGCCGGCGACAGGCGCGCGTGATAAGGAACTGTCGAAGAAGGAACTGTCGAAGAAGGGGCTGTCGAAGAAGGGGCTGCCGAAGAGCCGAATCCTGGCGATGGTCAACGGACCCGACGAGACGGTATTCATCGCCACCCAGCACGGCGTGTTTCGCAGTACGGCAGACGGCCGCGACATCCGGCGCATCGATATCGCCGGGCGGCCGGGCGACAGTCCGACCTGGAGCCTAGCCTGGCAAGACGGTGTGCTGTGGCTGGGCGGGCCGGATGGTATCTGGGGCCTGAGCGTGGCGCCGGACGGCGCGGCGCAAGTGATTCGCCATGAAGAACGCGCGCTGGGCGACTCCCGTGTCACGGCAATCCGCGCGTTGGCGGACGGCAGCGTCTGGATCGGTACCATGGCGGGCCTGGCCAGGCTCGACACCAGGACCGGCGCAGTGGAGCGGGTGCCGCTCGATCCTGCCGAGCAGACGGGCACGCCAGGCAATTATGTGTCGTCGATCATCCAGGATGCGAGGGGACGCATCTGGATTTCCACTTTTTCGTCGGGTATCGCCGTGCTGGAAGGCACCGACGCGCAGGGGCGGCGCAGGTTCCGCCGCTTCGGCACCGCCGAAGGGCTTCCCGACAACGGCGTGAACGCCCTCGTGCATGATGCGAGCGGCCGGATCTGGATCAGTACCGACAACGGCCTGGCGGGGATCGATACGGCTACGTTCGCCATACGAAAACTCGGCATCGAGGATGGCCTGCAGGTGCCGGCCTACTGGATTGGCGCGGGGGCGCGGACGCCGGCCGGCGATATCGTGTTCGGCGGCGTCTCGGGCGTGACCGTCCTGCGGCCGGACCGGCTGAAACGGCCCGGTTACATGACTTCCATGGCCATCACGCAGGTATCGCTGGGAGGACGGACCATGACCACGGTGCCGTCGAAGGGGCGGGTCATCATGCCGCTGCAGATCGCGCCGGACGAGCGCGAGCGCGGCATCGCGCTGGAGTTCTCCGCGCTCGATTTCGCGCCTCCCGGCTACCGCCGCTATGCCTACCGGCTCGAAGGTTTCGACCGCGGCTGGATCGAAACCGCTGCCGTGCCGCCACGCGCGAGCTACACGAACCTGCCGCCGGGGATTTACACGCTCGAACTGCGTGGCACGGCAGACGGTGGAGGCGACGCCATCCTGCACGTACCTGTCGTCGCGCTGCCCGCCTGGTATCAGAAGACGTGGGTACATGTCGTGGCCGGCCTGTGCGTGCTGCTCCTGCTCGTGCTGCTGATGCAAGCCCGTACTTCGCTGTTGCGCCGGAAAAAACGCGAACTGGAAGCGATCGTTGCCGACCGTACAGCCGAGTTGCGCGCTACCCAGGCCCGGCTCGAGGAAATGGCCTATGGCGACACGCTCACGGGTCTGCCGAACCGACGCCTGTTCAACGATACGCTGCGCCGGATGACCGCGCAGGCGGCGCGTGGCGGCCAGCCATTCGCCCTGCTGCTGGTGGACCTCGATCATTTCAAGTCGATCAACGATACGCTGGGGCACGATGCCGGCGACGCGCTTCTCGTCACTGCCGCGGAGCGTCTCCGGTCGGTCGTGCGGGAAGGCGACCTCGTCGCGCGCCTGGGAGGAGACGAATTCGCGATCCTGCTGGCGCCGGGCTTCGAACCCGCGGTCGTGCGCGATATCTGCGAGCGGATCGTGGCGGCCATCGCCACGCCGATCATCCACGGCGCGCACACGATGCAGATCAGCGCAAGCGTTGGCGTGGCAGGCTATGCGAAGGAGCAGGACAGCGCGGAGCGGCTTTACAAGTGCGCCGATATCGCGCTGTACAAATCCAAGGAAGCGGGGCGCAATACCTGGTCTTCATACGAAGCCAGCGACTCGCCGCCGGCCACTGGTTGA
- a CDS encoding cupin domain-containing protein: MALQHASSGQVIALQRSGEDVSQFSSIALAKTDDIELIRLVLPAGKTMPEHWVKGEVTLQCLSGEIAVDAHGRTATLHGGEMLYLAGATPHALKATADSVALLTIVLKS; encoded by the coding sequence ATGGCCTTACAACACGCCTCATCGGGACAGGTCATCGCCTTGCAGCGCAGCGGTGAAGATGTGTCGCAATTCTCTTCCATCGCGCTGGCCAAGACCGACGACATCGAATTGATCCGGCTGGTGCTGCCTGCCGGGAAAACGATGCCCGAGCATTGGGTGAAGGGCGAAGTCACGCTGCAATGCCTGTCCGGCGAGATTGCCGTCGATGCGCATGGCCGCACGGCCACCCTGCATGGCGGGGAAATGCTTTACCTGGCCGGCGCTACGCCGCATGCGCTGAAGGCGACGGCGGACTCGGTGGCGCTGCTGACGATCGTCCTCAAAAGCTGA
- a CDS encoding glycosyltransferase family 2 protein — protein MELHDPWRLDFQKGLALCPELRPAPVVSLVLPCFNEQEVLPETTRRLVALLARLEAEGGAAPGSAIYYVDDGSTNCTWRLIADYAAAFPCVCGIKLSRNRGHQNALLCGLLTAPGGVLVSLDADLQDDLEAIPRMIEAYRAGSEIVCAVRRRRDADSFFKRTSAEAYYRLLSFLGVQVLFNHADFRLMSRRAIESLRGYEETHLFLRGLIPQLGYRTSVVEFERAPRFAGESKYPLRKMLSLAWQGVTSFTAYPLRLITGAGALVSLGSLLLAAWALGIRVFTDQAVPGWASAVIPMYLLGGVQLLSLGIIGEYLAKVYESTKKRPRFHVESVCGNGFDKEKP, from the coding sequence ATGGAATTACATGATCCATGGCGCCTGGACTTTCAGAAGGGACTAGCGCTGTGCCCGGAACTGCGGCCGGCGCCGGTCGTGAGCCTCGTGCTGCCGTGCTTTAACGAGCAGGAAGTCCTTCCCGAAACCACGCGCCGGCTGGTGGCGCTGCTGGCCCGGCTCGAGGCGGAAGGCGGCGCGGCCCCCGGCAGCGCCATCTACTATGTGGACGACGGCAGCACGAATTGCACCTGGCGGCTGATCGCCGACTACGCGGCGGCCTTCCCGTGCGTGTGCGGCATCAAGCTGAGCCGCAACCGAGGGCACCAGAACGCGCTGCTGTGCGGCCTGTTGACGGCGCCCGGCGGCGTGCTGGTGAGCCTCGATGCCGACCTTCAGGACGACCTCGAGGCCATCCCGCGCATGATCGAGGCCTATCGCGCCGGCAGCGAGATCGTCTGCGCGGTGCGGCGCCGCCGCGATGCGGACAGTTTCTTCAAACGCACCTCCGCCGAAGCCTATTACCGGCTGCTGTCCTTCCTCGGCGTGCAGGTGCTGTTCAATCACGCCGATTTCCGCCTGATGAGCCGGCGCGCGATCGAAAGCCTGCGCGGCTACGAGGAAACCCACCTGTTCCTGCGCGGCTTGATTCCGCAGCTGGGCTACCGGACCTCGGTCGTGGAATTCGAGCGTGCGCCCCGCTTCGCGGGCGAATCGAAATACCCGCTGCGCAAGATGCTGTCGCTGGCATGGCAGGGCGTCACCTCGTTTACCGCCTACCCGCTGCGCCTGATCACCGGCGCGGGCGCCCTCGTGTCGCTGGGCAGCCTGCTGCTGGCTGCGTGGGCGCTGGGTATCCGCGTGTTCACGGACCAGGCGGTGCCGGGCTGGGCTTCCGCCGTCATTCCCATGTACCTGCTGGGCGGTGTGCAGTTGCTGAGCCTGGGAATCATCGGCGAATACCTGGCCAAGGTGTACGAATCGACGAAGAAGCGGCCCCGCTTCCATGTCGAGTCGGTATGCGGCAATGGCTTCGACAAGGAGAAACCATGA
- a CDS encoding GtrA family protein, whose protein sequence is MPTLFSTRRANFSARSLVAFLCVGGASTAAHYPHYLAMLALMRAGLVPGTASGIGFALAALLNYLLNEQLTFHGNEARRVTAPRFALVAATRLLLNHLLLTALMRAGMPAVPAQLLTTLGVIVWNYMIHGAWTFRRD, encoded by the coding sequence ATGCCCACTCTCTTCTCCACCAGGCGTGCCAACTTCTCGGCGCGCAGCCTCGTTGCCTTCCTGTGCGTGGGTGGCGCATCCACGGCCGCGCACTACCCGCATTACCTCGCAATGTTGGCGTTGATGCGCGCCGGCCTGGTGCCCGGTACCGCATCGGGCATCGGCTTCGCCCTCGCCGCACTGCTGAACTACCTGCTGAACGAGCAGCTCACTTTCCATGGCAATGAAGCGCGCCGCGTGACCGCGCCCCGCTTCGCGCTCGTGGCCGCAACCCGCCTGCTGCTGAACCACCTGTTGCTGACCGCGCTGATGCGCGCCGGCATGCCTGCCGTACCAGCCCAACTGCTCACCACCCTGGGAGTAATCGTATGGAATTACATGATCCATGGCGCCTGGACTTTCAGAAGGGACTAG
- a CDS encoding NAD(P)H-dependent glycerol-3-phosphate dehydrogenase: protein MQENQPIRRRITVLGAGAWGTAVAIAVAARHDVMLWGRNAAAMADIAAARDNTHYLPGFPFPPGLRVTADFDAAVAHTQRDADGHDGLLIAATPVAGLRPLLHSLKGRPIPNLVWLCKGFEYETGLLPHQIFSEVLGEGIAGGALSGPSFAQEVARGLPCALTIASTSSALRDCVVAAVHGGTMRVYSSDDLIGVEVGGAVKNVMAIATGCADGMGLGMNARAALITRGLAEITRLGTALGGNIETFMGLTGMGDLILTCTGDLSRNRRVGLGLAQGKALDTIVAELGHVAEGVPCAKAVRELAARMGVDMPLTNGVASMLFDSVKPETLVARMLARDPRDETLTPASK from the coding sequence ATGCAAGAGAATCAACCGATACGGCGCCGTATCACCGTCCTGGGCGCCGGCGCCTGGGGCACCGCCGTCGCCATCGCGGTGGCCGCGCGCCATGACGTCATGCTGTGGGGGCGTAATGCGGCTGCCATGGCGGACATTGCCGCCGCGCGCGACAACACCCATTACCTGCCGGGGTTTCCCTTCCCCCCCGGTTTGCGCGTTACCGCCGATTTCGACGCGGCCGTGGCCCACACGCAGCGCGATGCCGACGGGCACGACGGCCTGCTGATCGCGGCCACGCCGGTGGCCGGCCTGCGGCCGTTGCTGCACAGCCTGAAAGGCCGGCCGATTCCGAACCTCGTCTGGCTGTGCAAGGGTTTCGAGTACGAGACGGGCTTGCTGCCGCACCAGATCTTCAGCGAAGTGCTGGGCGAGGGCATCGCCGGCGGCGCGCTGTCCGGTCCGTCGTTCGCGCAGGAAGTGGCGCGCGGCCTGCCATGTGCCCTGACGATTGCTTCGACCTCGAGCGCCCTGCGCGATTGCGTGGTGGCAGCGGTACATGGCGGCACGATGCGCGTGTACTCGAGCGACGACCTGATCGGCGTGGAAGTCGGCGGGGCCGTGAAGAACGTGATGGCGATCGCCACCGGCTGTGCCGACGGCATGGGCCTGGGCATGAATGCCCGCGCGGCGCTGATCACCCGTGGCCTGGCGGAGATTACCCGCCTGGGCACGGCGCTGGGCGGCAATATCGAGACCTTCATGGGCCTGACGGGCATGGGCGACCTGATCCTTACCTGCACGGGCGACCTGTCGCGCAACCGGCGCGTGGGCCTGGGCCTGGCACAGGGCAAGGCGCTGGACACGATCGTGGCCGAACTGGGCCATGTGGCCGAAGGCGTGCCCTGCGCCAAGGCCGTGCGCGAACTGGCCGCGCGCATGGGCGTGGACATGCCCCTTACCAATGGCGTGGCATCGATGCTGTTCGACAGTGTGAAACCGGAGACGCTCGTGGCCCGCATGCTGGCGCGCGATCCCCGCGATGAGACACTCACGCCCGCTTCCAAATGA
- a CDS encoding SH3 domain-containing protein, whose protein sequence is MSITRLIMGAALSLACAAGWAADFKTVGAAPAVLYDAPSTKGVKLFVVPRGAPLEVVLTYGDWVKVRDVSGDLAWTPARGLSSRRNVIVRVHNAKVRAAEDEASTVVFTADKGVLLELGEPGTNGWIKVRHRDGLAGYVRSGDIWGF, encoded by the coding sequence ATGAGTATTACCCGCTTGATAATGGGCGCCGCGTTGTCCCTGGCGTGCGCCGCCGGCTGGGCTGCCGATTTCAAGACGGTTGGCGCGGCGCCTGCCGTGCTGTACGACGCTCCCTCCACGAAGGGCGTCAAGCTGTTCGTCGTGCCGCGCGGCGCGCCGCTGGAAGTCGTGCTGACCTATGGCGACTGGGTCAAGGTGCGCGACGTTTCCGGCGACCTGGCCTGGACACCGGCGCGCGGGCTGTCCAGCCGCCGCAATGTCATCGTGCGCGTGCATAACGCGAAGGTTCGCGCGGCCGAGGACGAGGCATCCACCGTGGTCTTCACGGCCGACAAGGGCGTGCTGCTGGAGCTGGGCGAACCCGGCACCAACGGCTGGATCAAGGTGCGGCACCGCGACGGCCTGGCCGGCTATGTGCGCAGCGGCGACATTTGGGGTTTTTGA